One window of Bos javanicus breed banteng chromosome 1, ARS-OSU_banteng_1.0, whole genome shotgun sequence genomic DNA carries:
- the MCM3AP gene encoding germinal-center associated nuclear protein translates to MNPTNPFGGQQTGVFPTSSSSSIGTFQAKPQFRFGEPSLFGQSNTLSGKSSGFSQVSSFPSSSGQSHSSVQALGFSQTTNVGLFSGLEHSPAFVAASGPSSSRVPGNPGFSFKSPNLGAFPSTSTFAPETGEKASSLFGKTEFGFKPLENSVFRPILGAESEPEKTKSQVTSGFFTFSNPISSGPGGLAPFPFSQVTSSSATNSNFTFSKPGNNNSSSAFTPALPNQNVEEEKRGPKSLFGTSSSTFTAFPMSSGSLGEPFPVGKTGVRQGYEEAVSPMEPLPSLMKGLKRKEDQDRSPRRHGHDAAEDLDPLSRGDHPPDKRPVRLNRPRGGTLFGRTIQDVFKSNKEVGRLGSKESKKETGCVESGENDHLVIPGGSQSVPVPSRLPGVNKEEETESRDKKEDSLRGTPGRQSKRSESTDSLGGLSPAEVTAIQCKNIPDYLNNRTTLENHFGKIAKVQRIYTRRSKKLAVVYFFDHASAALARKKGKDLHKDMTIFWHKKKLSPNKKPFSLKENQPGDGEAGPGTEDPPFQHSPLGKPGVRTATGGLLSKSSPVKKPSLLKAHQFEEDPFDESSEGSEGLGPCVSSLSPLIGTVAETSEEKYRLLDQRDRVMRQARVKRTDLDKARTFVGTCLDMCPEKERYMRETRSQLSVFEVVPGTDQVDHSAAVKEYSRSSADQEEPLPHELRPSGVLSRTMDYLVTQIMDQTEGGLRDWYDFLWNRTRGIRKDITQQHLCDPLTVSLIEKCTRFHIHCAHFMCEEPMSSFDAKINNENMTKCLQSLKEMYQDLRNKGVFCASEAEFQGYNVLLNLNKGDILREVQQFHPAVRNSPEVKFAVQAFAALNSNNFVRFFKLVQSASYLNACLLHCYFNQIRKDALRALNVAYTASTQRSTIFPLDGVVRMLLFRDGEEATDFLNCHGLTVSDGCVELNRSSFLEPEGLSKARKSVFITRKLTVSVGEVVNGGPLPPIPRHTPVCSFNAQNKYIGDSLAAEPPSGVQRPGLDVAGVGRGEECGAEAAEPLPALLLQPLPVSASPPHRSVLPPSVAPSLLQPPVQPPMQSELLPPKPVPVYSDADLAQVVDELIQEVLQSDFEEVGAAGAAFATTALGVSNAAMEELLTATTTGILRHIATEEVTQERERKEEERRRAEEERLKQERESVLIQLSQDLAAELTEVVVTECVRETCSQELKSAVETDQRVRVARCSEDVFAHLVDLFLGEEIFQTAKETLQELQCFCKYLQRWREAVAARKKLRRQMRAFPAAPCCVDVNDRLRALVPSAECPIAEKNLAKGLLDLGHAGRVGISCTRLRWLRDMAAHQMKVQHFHQQLLSDAAWAPLDLPSLVAEHLPRQQERVFWKLVLVLPDGEEQSPGSPSRILSHWLKVKFMGGDGSVDDIYLDVGGIQTLTLFNTLSSKGDQTICVSVCIKVAHGALSDGALDAVETQKELLGASGLMLLLPPRVKSVDAAEEDVYWLSALLQTKQLLQAKPFQPALPLAVLVPSQGGDAVEKDVEEGLMLQDLVSAKLISDYTVIEIPDSINDLKGTSKVSQAVQWLVSHCPCALELCCQTLIQYVEDGVSREFSSRFFHDRRERRLGGLASQEPSAIIELFNSVLSFLASVVSSEQLCDLSWPVAEFAEAGGSQLLPHLHWNAPEHLAWLRQAILGFQLPQMDLPPPGAPWLPMCSMVIQYASQIPSSRQTQPVLQSQVESLLCTTYSRWRSRHPSPGQRAGPSVAEIPWDDVIALCINHKLRDWTPPRLPVTSEALSEDGQICVYFFKNHLKKYDVPLLWEQARMQTQKELQLSQGRLGIRSFHPSGNKLPTPLLHVHRKGKRGVEHSQEGRIPSSEDLMHRASAQELLAQCLSSSLLLEKEESKRFEDQLQQWLSEDSGALRDSMSLPLYLPQNLVSLPQTIEPVMKTSMTASPQNERIGKQLQLSEATGTSLTERLKHLERLIQSSREEDIVSELHLSALLDMVDI, encoded by the exons ATGAATCCAACTAATCCTTTCGGTGGGCAGCAGACTGGTGTTTTTCCAACATCTTCCAGTAGTTCCATAGGAACATTTCAAGCTAAGCCACAATTTCGGTTTGGTGAACCCTCTCTTTTTGGACAAAGCAATACGTTATCTGGGAAAAGCTCAGGATTTTCACAGGTGTCCAGTTTTCCATCATCTTCTGGACAAAGTCATTCTTCAGTGCAAGCATTAGGATTCTCTCAAACCACGAATGTTGGGCTCTTTTCTGGACTTGAACACAGTCCAGCCTTTGTGGCTGCCTCTGGGCCTTCGAGTTCACGTGTGCCTGGAAATCCTGGATTCAGTTTTAAGTCCCCCAACCTTGGAGCATTCCCAAGTACTTCTACTTTTGCCCCAGAAACTGGAGAAAAAGCAAGCTCTCTCTTTGGGAAAACAGAATTTGGCTTTAAACCTCTGGAAAATTCAGTGTTCAGACCAATATTGGGGGCTGAATCTGAGCCAGAGAAAACTAAGAGCCAAGTTACTTCTGgattttttacattttccaaCCCAATCAGTAGTGGACCTGGGGGACTGGccccatttcctttttctcaggTGACAAGTAGTTCAGCCACCAATTCAAATTTTACCTTTTCAAAACCAGGCAACAATAATTCATCATCTGCCTTTACCCCTGCTTTGCCAAATCAGAAtgtggaggaagagaagagaggccccaAATCACTGTTTGGAACTTCCAGTAGTACCTTCACCGCCTTCCCCATGTCTTCAGGATCCTTGGGTGAACCCTTCCCAGTTGGCAAAACAGGTGTCAGACAAGGATACGAAGAAGCTGTTTCCCCAATGGAGCCACTTCCCAGCCTCATGAAAGGACTGAAAAGAAAGGAGGACCAGGATCGGTCCCCAAGGAGGCACGGTCACGATGCAGCTGAAGACTTGGACCCTCTGTCAAGGGGTGATCATCCTCCAGATAAACGACCTGTTCGGTTGAATCGACCCCGAGGAGGCACTTTGTTTGGGCGGACAATACAGGATGTCTTCAAAAGCAATAAAGAAGTGGGTCGTCTGGGCAGCAAGGAATCTAAAAAGGAAACTGGCTGTGTCGAGTCTGGGGAAAATGACCACTTGGTCATCCCAGGAGGCAGTCAGTCTGTCCCGGTGCCTTCCCGGCTTCCAGGTGTGAataaagaggaagaaactgaaagcAGAGATAAAAAAGAAG ATTCTCTAAGAGGAACTCCTGGCCGTCAGAGTAAGAGGAGTGAGAGCACAGACAGTCTTGGGGGCTTGTCTCCTGCTGAAGTCACAGCGATCCAGTGCAAGAACATCCCTGACTATCTCAATAACAGAACCACACTGGAGAACCACTTTGGCAAAATTGCTAAAGTGCAGCGCATATATACCAGGCGCAGCAAAAAGCTTGCAGTGGTGTATTTTTTTGATCAT GCATCTGCAGCCCTGgccaggaagaaagggaaagatttgCATAAAGATATGACCATCTTCTGGCACAAGAAAAAATTAA GTCCCAACAAGAAGCCCTTCTCCCTCAAGGAGAATCAGCCAGGTGATGGGGAAGCTGGCCCGGGCACCGAGGACCCGCCCTTTCAGCACTCCCCGCTCGGCAAGCCTGGGGTGAGGACTGCGACTGGTGGCCTCCTGAGTAAAAG TTCTCCTGTGAAGAAGCCAAGTCTTCTGAAGGCCCATCAGTTTGAGGAAGACCCTTTTGATGAGAGCTCCGAGGGCTCTGAGGGTCTCGGGCCGTGTGTGTCATCCCTCAGTCCCCTGATAGGTACCGTGGCTGAGACATCTGAGGAGAAGTACCGCCTGCTTGACCAGAGGGACAGGGTCATGCGGCAAG CTCGGGTGAAAAGGACCGACCTGGACAAAGCAAGAACTTTTGTTGGGACGTGCCTGGATATGTGTCCTGAGAAGGAACGGTACATGCGGGAGACCCGGAGCCAGCTGAGTGTGTTTGAAGTGGTCCCAGGCACTGACCAG GTGGACCACTCGGCCGCTGTGAAGGAGTACAGCCGCTCCTCAGCCGACCAGGAGGAGCCCCTGCCACACGAGCTGCGTCCCTCGGGGGTGCTCAGCAGGACCATGGACTATCTGGTGACCCAGATCATGGACCAGACGGAGGGCGGCCTGCGGGACTGGTACGACTTCCTGTGGAACCGCACGCGGGGCATACGGAAG GACATCACGCAGCAGCACTTGTGTGACCCGCTGACGGTGTCTCTGATTGAGAAGTGCACCCGGTTTCACATCCACTGTGCTCACTTCATGTGTGAAGAGCCCATGTCCTCATTTGATGCCAAGATCAACAATGAGAACATGACCAAGTGCCTCCAGAGTCTGAAGGAGATGTACCAGGACCTGAGGAACAAGGGCGTGTTCTGTGCCAGTGAGGCGGAGTTCCAAGGCTACAACGTCCTGCTCAATCTCAACAAGGGGGACATCCTAAG AGAAGTGCAGCAGTTCCACCCTGCCGTTAGAAACTCCCCTGAGGTGAAATTTGCTGTTCAGGCCTTTGCTGCGTTGAACAGTAATAACTTTGTGCGATTTTTTAAACTGGTCCAATCAGCCTCTTATCTGAAtgcttgtcttctgcattgttaCTTTAATCAG ATCCGCAAGGACGCGCTCCGAGCGCTCAATGTGGCGTATACGGCAAGCACACAGCGCTCCACCATCTTCCCCCTGGATGGTGTGGTGCGCATGCTGCTGTTCAGAGACGGCGAGGAGGCCACAGACTTCCTCAACTGCCACGGCCTCACAGTCTCCGACGG CTGTGTCGAGCTGAACCGATCCTCGTTCCTGGAACCCGAGGGCTTGTCCAAGGCCAGGAAGTCGGTGTTCATCACCAGGAAGCTAACGGTGTCGGTTGGGGAGGTTGTGAATGGAGGGCCGTTGCCCCCCATACCCCGTCACACCCCCGTGTGCAGCTTCAATGCCCAGAACAAGTACATCGGGGATAGCCTGGCTGCAGAGCCGCCTTCGGGCGTGCAGAGACCTGGCTTGGACGTGGCAG gtgtggggagaggagaggagtgtGGTGCAGAGGCGGCCGAGCCCCTGCCGGCTCTCCTCCTGCAGCCTCTGCCTGTGTCGGCTTCTCCACCACATCGCTCGGTGCTGCCCCCGAGCGTGGCGCCCAGCCTCTTGCAGCCCCCGGTGCAGCCCCCCATGCAGTCGGAGCTCCTCCCACCGAAGCCTGTGCCTGTTTACTCAGATGCG GACCTGGCCCAAGTGGTGGATGAGCTCATCCAGGAGGTTCTTCAGAGTGACTTTGAGGAAGTTGGTGCCGCGGGGGCAGCCTTTGCAACCACAGCCCTGGG TGTTTCCAATGCTGCTATGGAGGAGCTGTTAACAGCGACAACCACAGGCATTCTGAGGCACATTGCAACTGAAGAAGTCACCCAGGAAAGGGAgcggaaggaggaagagaggcgGCGGGCAGAAGAGGAGAG gTTGAAACAAGAGAGAGAATCGGTGTTAATTCAGCTGAGCCAGGACCTGGCCGCAGAGCTGACAGAAGTTGTGGTGACAGAATGTGTGAGAGAAACCTGCTCCCAGGAGTTGAA GAGTGCAGTGGAGACAGACCAGAGGGTTCGTGTGGCCCGCTGCTCTGAGGACGTCTTTGCCCATCTGGTGGACTTGTTTCTCGGGGAGGAAATTTTCCAGACTGCAAAAGAGACCCTGCAGGAACTTCAGTGCTTCTGCAAGTATCTCCAACG GTGGAGGGAAGCTGTCGCAGCCCGCAAGAAGCTAAGGCGCCAGATGCGGGCCTTCCCTGCGGCGCCCTGCTGTGTGGATGTGAACGACCGACTGAGGGCGCTGGTGCCCAGCGCGGAGTGCCCCATTGCGGAGAAGAACCTGGCGAAGGGCCTCCTGGACCTGGGCCACGCGGGGAGAGTGGGCATCTCCTGCACCAG GTTAAGGTGGCTCAGGGACATGGCGGCGCACCAGATGAAGGTCCAGCACTTCCACCAGCAGCTGCTAAG TGATGCGGCATGGGCACCCCTGGACCTGCCGTCCCTCGTGGCTGAGCACCTCCCAAGGCAGCAGGAGCGTGTGTTTTGGAAGCTGGTACTGGTGTTGCCTGATGGAGAAGAACAGTCCCCAGGGAGTCCCAGCAG AATTCTATCACATTGGTTAAAAGTCAAGTTCATGGGAGGTGATGGCTCAGTGGATGACATATACCTTGATGTTGGTGGGATTCAGACACTCACTCTCTTTAACACTCTCAGCAGCAAAGGGGATCAGACAATTTGTGTCAGCGTGTGCATCAAG GTGGCCCATGGCGCTCTTAGTGATGGTGCCCTCGATGCCGTGGAGACACAGAAGGAGCTCCTGGGAGCCAGTGGGCTCATGCTGCTGCTCCCTCCCAGAGTGAAGAGTGTGGACGCGGCGGAGGAGGACGTGTACTGGCTGTCGGCCCTGCTGCAGACcaagcagctcctgcaggccAAGCCCTTCCAGCCTGCGCTTCCCCTGGCGGTTCTTGTGCCCAGCCAGGGAGGGGACGCCGTGGAGAAGGACGTGGAAGAGG GTCTGATGCTCCAGGATTTGGTTTCAGCTAAGCTCATTTCAGATTATACTGTTATTGAGATCCCTGATTCCATTAATGACTTAAAAGGCACGAGTAAG GTTTCGCAGGCTGTGCAGTGGCTGGTCTCCCACTGCCCCTGTGCCCTTGAACTTTGCTGCCAGACCCTCATTCAGTACGTGGAAGATGGGGTTAGCCGGGAGTTTAGCAGCCGGTTTTTCCATGACAGAAGAGAGCGGAGGCTGGGCGGCCTGGCCTCACAGGAGCCAAGTGCCATCATTGAGCTGTTCAACAGCGTGCTGAGCTTCCTGGCCTCTGTAGTGTCCTCTGAGCAGCTCTGCGACCTGTCCTGGCCTGTCGCCGAGTTTGCTGAGGCAGGGGGCAGCCAGCTGCTTCCTCATCTTCACTGGAACGCCCCGGAGCACCTGGCCTGGCTGAGGCAAGCCATCCTTGGCTTCCAGCTCCCACAGATGGATCTTCCGCCTCCAGGGG CTCCCTGGCTCCCTATGTGTTCCATGGTCATCCAGTATGCCTCCCAGATTCCGAGCTCTCGCCAGACGCAGCCTGTCCTGCAGTCGCAGGTGGAGAGCCTGCTCTGCACCACATACAGCAGGTGGAGGAGCAGGCACCCCTCCCCGGGACAGAGGGCTGGGCCCTCGGTTGCTGAGATCCCATGGGATGACGTCATCGCCTTGTGCATCAACCACAAGCTCAGGGACTGGACACCCCCAAGGCTTCCCGTCACATCAG AGGCACTGAGTGAAGACGGTCAGATATgcgtgtatttttttaaaaaccatttgaaAAAATACGACGTTCCTTTGTTGTGGGAACAAGCCAGAATGCAGACGCAGAAGGAGCTACAGTTGAGTCAGGGCCG
- the YBEY gene encoding endoribonuclease YbeY isoform X1, with protein MSLALRNLQRAVPLRRALLRQRLQAVRGVLGVRAFDLGVVCVDNRKIQQMNRIYREQDTPTDVLSFPFHENLKAGEIPQPDFPDDYNLGDIFLGVEFIFQQCKENEDYYDILTVTATHGLCHLLGFTHSTEAEWQKMYQKEKQVLQELNKHMGTRLQPLSRGLF; from the exons ATGAGCCTGGCGCTGCGCAATCTGCAGCGGGCGGTGCCCCTGCGGCGCGCGCTACTGCGCCAGAGGCTGCAGGCGGTGCGCGGGGTCCTGGGCGTGCGGGCCTTCGACCTGGGGGTTGTCTGCGTCGACAACCGGAAGATTCAGCAGATGAACAGGATCTACCGAGAGCAAGACACCCCGACCGACGTGCTGTCCTTCCCGTTTCACGAG AATCTGAAAGCAGGTGAAATCCCCCAGCCCGACTTTCCAGATGACTATAATTTAGGAGACATTTTCCTGGGCGTGGAGTTTATCTTCCAGCAGTGCAAGGAAAATGAAGATTACTATGACATCCTGACT GTGACTGCCACCCACGGGCTCTGTCACCTGCTGGGCTTCACACACAGCACGGAGGCCGAATGGCAGAAG ATGTACcagaaggagaagcaggttcTCCAGGAGCTGAACAAACACATGGGGACCAGGCTGCAGCCCCTGAGCAGAGGCCTCTTCTGA
- the YBEY gene encoding endoribonuclease YbeY isoform X2 — MSLALRNLQRAVPLRRALLRQRLQAVRGVLGVRAFDLGVVCVDNRKIQQMNRIYREQDTPTDVLSFPFHENLKAGEIPQPDFPDDYNLGDIFLGVEFIFQQCKENEDYYDILTMYQKEKQVLQELNKHMGTRLQPLSRGLF; from the exons ATGAGCCTGGCGCTGCGCAATCTGCAGCGGGCGGTGCCCCTGCGGCGCGCGCTACTGCGCCAGAGGCTGCAGGCGGTGCGCGGGGTCCTGGGCGTGCGGGCCTTCGACCTGGGGGTTGTCTGCGTCGACAACCGGAAGATTCAGCAGATGAACAGGATCTACCGAGAGCAAGACACCCCGACCGACGTGCTGTCCTTCCCGTTTCACGAG AATCTGAAAGCAGGTGAAATCCCCCAGCCCGACTTTCCAGATGACTATAATTTAGGAGACATTTTCCTGGGCGTGGAGTTTATCTTCCAGCAGTGCAAGGAAAATGAAGATTACTATGACATCCTGACT ATGTACcagaaggagaagcaggttcTCCAGGAGCTGAACAAACACATGGGGACCAGGCTGCAGCCCCTGAGCAGAGGCCTCTTCTGA